A single window of Paenibacillus sp. SYP-B4298 DNA harbors:
- a CDS encoding RCC1 domain-containing protein encodes MLVINTRKIVVLLSVLMLMVQLFGVPVFGGSILSAAERIVSPGVAVGLSATLFLSPDGKVKASGNTSYGETGVGSTATAKEIPGLSNVKQVALKGRASFALMEDGTVKSWGTGAELGAASTSYRSSPTVIANLYNVQQIGAGSGFAAALLKDGTVKVWGANSSGQLGNGTTTTSATPVLVSGLTNVKKISVGGSHMLALLKDGTVKSWGLNSLGQLGLGNTENRLAPVTVPGLSGVKDISAGTFHSLAIMSDGKVKAWGANNYGELGNGTTTYASTPVDVSSLSNVVQISAGNGMSMAVVSNGTPYVWGNGSNYQLGLGNTSNQRYPVPLSSISDAAFVVAGQVNSFIIMNDYSVKASGDNANYHFGNGGSSTLTQYADITGLKVMSVPIDITLLDPLGVEVISGHSSDSSFLLDKGAVKAWGDNSFGQLGLGDTSLRTMPTAIPNLTSARQISTGQSHTLAVLEDGTVMAWGYNAYGQLGLGNTTNRNVPTAVPGLSGVRQVVAGQHHSLAVLEDGTVMAWGYNTYGQLGLGNTTNRSVPTTIPGLSDVKQLTAGMDYTLALLEDGTVKAWGNNTSGQLGLGDTTSRNTPVSIPSFGGVRQLISGQSHTLALLEDGSVRSWGINGYGQLGHGNTTTRNTPTAVSGLSGVVQLTAGQYYSLAVLGDGTVKTWGYNGNGRLGLGNETNQSAPTVVPGLNNARQISAGSRHGLLLQKDGRAMVWGFNGSGQLGLGETSNGRSTPTGIAGVNSIRQIVAGSNYSIALLENGTLKSWGSNTYGQLGLGNNVDQVTPAEIARLTNVKQVSAGSRHTVALLQDGTVLAWGYNGNGELGLGDTTNRNAPTVIPGLSGVKQISAGQSFTLALMEDGKVKAWGLNSSGQLGQGDTNNRTTPTTVLFLKFVTQVAAGYSHSLVLIDDGTVRSWGSNASGQLGHGDTANRDLSTIIPTIKGVKQLSAGDSYTVALMQDGTVMAWGYNAYGQLGLGNTTNRTTPVVVPDLSGVKQLSAGRYHALALTADHMVKSWGRNTTGQLGLGDFTSRYVPTTLPSISQVKQLAAGESHSLALTDHEEVKAWGDNVNAALGYKSSRTSPEDVPISALTYQPRLYLSGQEGATAVLTYYVDGETTPRQSKSIRLTAAGQLVTMDAFDTSSLSEGVHTLRVEATDGTQIIQQSVTFTVDNAPTGSEFSATSTVNSITASVKKSSSNLAAKPLRISLGNHSSDWMAFSLEASYTFASLTADQRYPVTFEIKDASGKITKETRSYYTLAAKPTLKLTATTPNGAAFAITDSNPKHTQYQLIVGNRTVNENGQLVAEPTWITLPDKTIRIQGLTASKSYKVSIKARNQEGVETEESASVQVGTPVKPPAIPQQLTAETTTSTIRLSWMPVADATGYQLERDNSYTVINTGAATSYMYTGYVPDMSFTFRVRAIKYGVYGEWSNPIQAKTLTAPPTVPNNVRAAATSKTVTLSWNPVTLAVAYEVEWDGQIVRAGTQTTWKQIGLQPGSQHTYRVRAVNAGGPGIWSAHVAVMTGTAPPTGIQSLTGEASDRSVSLRWQPIDDASYYELEADGQLFHNGSSFFAELKGLAPGTAHQYRVRAVNEYGVGPWSGMLALTTNKLPTPSGVKEKQEDTSVLLTWVAVPLATGYQVEADGQLREIATPEYSHLGLTPETTHTYRVRAKGAEGVSGWSALITVQTLPLKPAVPAAVNALAGRDYVTLTWNQVSGATAYEVEIDGKIIIDNFNDTKYTDTLLDPFTSHTYRVRSKTDAVEGEWTAPVAIQTLPDRPAPPVNIVVTSSGNIVKLAWDADPSAIGYDLEVNGQLVNNGLNTEYKHRKVAVGSEHRYRVRIRNQAGVGDWSGLIINNNLTARMMKGNTFNLGLTGSNVTDFSRYTLTVTYDPQAMSVADLSTLTGQPELEPGRIEGTDITVTSFRPGQIVFVTDRVVKPGESWTGVINSIKFMAHVTGGSALTYSVIQN; translated from the coding sequence GTGTTGGTCATCAATACGAGAAAAATAGTTGTTCTACTGTCTGTACTCATGCTCATGGTACAGCTATTTGGTGTGCCTGTTTTTGGAGGGAGCATCCTATCTGCAGCAGAGCGCATCGTCTCTCCAGGTGTTGCTGTGGGTCTGAGTGCTACGCTGTTTCTGTCTCCGGATGGGAAAGTGAAGGCAAGCGGCAATACCAGCTATGGGGAGACGGGTGTGGGCAGCACAGCCACAGCGAAGGAAATTCCCGGTCTGTCCAATGTCAAGCAGGTTGCATTGAAGGGCAGGGCATCATTCGCGCTGATGGAGGATGGAACTGTGAAGTCATGGGGAACCGGAGCGGAGCTTGGTGCAGCTTCCACGTCATACAGGTCATCGCCGACTGTCATTGCCAATCTGTACAACGTCCAGCAGATTGGAGCTGGCAGCGGATTTGCGGCAGCACTGCTGAAGGATGGAACCGTCAAGGTATGGGGGGCGAATAGCTCCGGCCAGTTAGGGAACGGGACCACGACGACGTCGGCAACTCCTGTGCTTGTCTCTGGTCTAACCAATGTGAAGAAAATCTCTGTGGGCGGGAGTCATATGCTGGCGCTGCTCAAGGATGGTACAGTCAAGTCTTGGGGCTTGAATAGCCTGGGACAACTGGGGCTTGGCAATACGGAGAATCGGCTTGCTCCTGTGACAGTGCCTGGTCTGTCAGGTGTTAAGGATATTAGCGCAGGAACGTTTCATTCGCTGGCGATTATGAGTGATGGCAAGGTGAAGGCGTGGGGCGCCAACAATTACGGTGAATTGGGGAACGGTACGACGACATATGCTTCAACTCCAGTCGATGTCTCATCATTGTCCAATGTCGTTCAGATATCAGCGGGCAACGGGATGTCGATGGCTGTAGTGTCCAACGGCACACCGTATGTGTGGGGAAATGGCAGCAATTATCAACTGGGATTGGGCAATACGTCCAATCAACGCTACCCGGTTCCGCTCTCTTCCATCTCGGATGCGGCCTTCGTGGTAGCCGGACAAGTCAATAGCTTCATCATCATGAACGATTATTCTGTCAAGGCATCAGGGGACAATGCTAATTACCATTTTGGCAACGGAGGCAGCTCAACCTTGACGCAGTATGCAGATATTACAGGCTTGAAGGTCATGTCTGTGCCGATCGACATCACGCTGCTTGACCCGCTCGGGGTGGAGGTCATCTCAGGCCATTCGTCAGATTCCTCCTTCCTGCTTGACAAGGGAGCTGTCAAGGCGTGGGGGGATAACAGCTTCGGGCAGCTTGGATTAGGCGATACCTCCTTGCGCACGATGCCCACAGCTATCCCGAATCTAACCTCCGCGCGGCAGATCAGCACAGGACAGTCCCATACGCTGGCCGTGCTGGAGGATGGTACGGTCATGGCCTGGGGCTATAATGCATATGGTCAATTGGGATTGGGGAACACGACCAATCGCAATGTGCCGACGGCAGTTCCCGGCTTGAGCGGCGTGCGGCAGGTCGTTGCTGGACAGCATCACTCATTGGCTGTGCTGGAGGATGGTACGGTCATGGCCTGGGGCTATAATACATACGGGCAATTAGGTCTTGGGAACACGACCAATCGCAGCGTGCCGACGACAATTCCCGGCCTGAGTGATGTGAAGCAGTTGACCGCAGGAATGGATTATACGCTTGCGTTGCTGGAGGATGGCACAGTGAAGGCCTGGGGCAACAATACGAGCGGGCAGTTGGGACTCGGCGACACGACGAGTCGCAATACGCCTGTGAGTATTCCTAGCTTTGGAGGGGTCAGGCAACTGATCTCCGGCCAGTCCCACACACTGGCCTTGTTAGAAGATGGTTCAGTCAGATCTTGGGGCATTAATGGATACGGTCAGCTCGGACATGGCAATACGACTACTCGCAATACACCGACAGCGGTCTCGGGTCTTAGCGGAGTCGTGCAACTGACCGCAGGTCAATATTATTCATTAGCGGTGCTGGGGGATGGCACCGTGAAGACATGGGGGTATAACGGAAACGGGCGTCTCGGCTTAGGGAACGAGACGAATCAATCCGCTCCTACGGTTGTCCCGGGATTGAACAATGCGAGACAGATCAGCGCTGGCTCCAGGCATGGGTTGCTGTTGCAGAAGGACGGGAGAGCTATGGTGTGGGGCTTTAACGGCTCGGGTCAATTGGGGCTGGGGGAAACCAGTAATGGCCGCAGTACTCCAACGGGGATCGCCGGGGTGAACAGCATTCGGCAAATCGTTGCCGGGTCGAACTATTCCATAGCGCTGCTGGAGAACGGGACATTAAAATCCTGGGGCTCTAATACTTACGGACAACTGGGACTTGGAAATAATGTCGATCAAGTGACACCGGCCGAGATTGCGCGTCTGACCAATGTGAAGCAGGTAAGCGCTGGCAGCCGCCATACGGTGGCATTGCTCCAGGACGGGACGGTGCTGGCATGGGGGTATAACGGAAATGGCGAACTGGGGCTGGGAGATACGACGAACCGAAATGCTCCGACGGTGATTCCGGGTCTCAGCGGAGTGAAGCAGATTAGCGCGGGACAATCGTTTACATTAGCGCTTATGGAGGATGGCAAGGTCAAAGCATGGGGCCTGAACTCCAGCGGTCAATTAGGGCAAGGCGATACCAATAACCGGACAACTCCGACAACCGTTCTGTTTTTGAAATTTGTGACACAGGTCGCGGCGGGATACTCTCATTCCCTGGTCTTAATAGATGACGGCACGGTGAGATCCTGGGGAAGCAATGCGTCTGGGCAATTGGGTCATGGAGATACCGCAAATCGCGATCTGTCCACTATCATTCCTACTATTAAAGGCGTGAAGCAGTTAAGTGCCGGAGATTCTTACACCGTAGCGCTCATGCAGGATGGGACAGTCATGGCATGGGGCTATAATGCATACGGTCAATTGGGGCTGGGCAATACGACGAACAGGACTACACCGGTAGTTGTTCCCGATCTAAGCGGCGTCAAGCAATTGAGCGCGGGGAGATATCATGCGTTAGCGCTCACGGCAGATCACATGGTGAAGTCATGGGGGCGTAATACGACCGGACAACTGGGACTTGGAGACTTCACCTCACGCTATGTTCCGACAACACTTCCTTCCATCAGCCAAGTGAAGCAACTGGCGGCTGGCGAGAGCCATTCCCTGGCGTTGACCGACCATGAGGAAGTGAAGGCATGGGGGGATAACGTCAATGCTGCGCTGGGCTACAAGAGCTCCCGCACGAGCCCGGAGGATGTTCCGATCTCGGCACTGACCTATCAGCCTCGCCTCTACCTATCCGGGCAAGAGGGGGCCACCGCTGTACTGACCTATTACGTGGATGGAGAGACGACGCCACGGCAGAGCAAAAGCATTCGCCTCACGGCAGCAGGCCAACTGGTCACGATGGATGCGTTCGATACATCCAGCTTGTCCGAAGGGGTGCATACGCTGCGCGTAGAGGCCACCGATGGAACGCAGATCATACAGCAATCCGTGACCTTTACTGTAGATAATGCGCCAACGGGGAGTGAGTTCTCGGCGACCTCTACCGTCAACTCGATTACGGCTAGCGTGAAGAAGAGCTCCAGCAATCTGGCGGCCAAGCCGCTCCGCATATCGTTGGGCAATCATTCCAGCGACTGGATGGCTTTCTCGCTGGAAGCGTCCTATACCTTCGCGTCCTTGACTGCGGATCAGCGCTATCCGGTTACCTTTGAGATAAAGGATGCATCTGGCAAGATTACGAAGGAGACCCGAAGCTATTATACTCTTGCAGCCAAGCCGACTCTGAAGCTGACCGCTACCACCCCGAATGGGGCTGCCTTTGCGATCACAGACAGTAATCCGAAGCATACCCAGTATCAACTGATCGTCGGGAACAGGACGGTTAACGAGAACGGACAACTGGTTGCCGAGCCGACATGGATTACGCTGCCTGACAAGACGATTCGTATTCAAGGACTGACGGCCAGCAAGTCCTACAAGGTAAGCATCAAGGCGCGCAACCAGGAGGGAGTCGAGACAGAGGAATCGGCCTCGGTTCAAGTAGGTACACCGGTCAAGCCGCCTGCCATCCCGCAGCAGCTCACGGCGGAGACAACGACGAGCACGATCCGGTTATCCTGGATGCCTGTAGCGGATGCGACAGGGTATCAACTGGAGAGGGATAATTCATATACGGTTATCAATACTGGAGCGGCTACAAGCTATATGTACACCGGATATGTGCCGGATATGAGTTTTACGTTCCGAGTTCGGGCGATCAAGTACGGCGTTTATGGCGAGTGGAGCAATCCGATTCAGGCTAAAACCCTGACTGCCCCACCAACTGTACCCAATAACGTGCGCGCTGCTGCAACCAGCAAGACGGTCACCTTGTCTTGGAATCCGGTAACGTTAGCGGTTGCTTATGAGGTGGAATGGGATGGGCAGATTGTTCGAGCAGGCACGCAGACGACCTGGAAGCAGATCGGCTTGCAGCCGGGCAGCCAGCATACGTATCGGGTGCGTGCAGTCAATGCCGGAGGGCCGGGCATCTGGTCGGCGCATGTAGCCGTGATGACAGGAACAGCGCCGCCGACCGGGATACAATCGCTGACGGGAGAGGCGAGCGACCGCAGTGTCAGCCTGCGGTGGCAGCCGATCGATGATGCCAGCTATTATGAGCTGGAGGCGGACGGGCAGCTATTTCATAATGGCAGCTCCTTCTTCGCCGAGCTGAAGGGACTCGCGCCCGGAACCGCGCATCAGTATCGGGTGCGTGCTGTCAATGAATATGGTGTCGGCCCTTGGAGTGGCATGCTCGCACTCACGACCAATAAACTGCCGACTCCATCAGGTGTGAAGGAGAAGCAAGAGGACACCTCTGTGCTGCTTACATGGGTTGCTGTGCCGCTAGCGACCGGCTATCAGGTCGAGGCAGACGGGCAGCTTCGCGAGATTGCCACGCCCGAATACAGCCATCTCGGACTGACACCGGAGACGACGCATACGTACCGTGTACGTGCGAAAGGTGCAGAGGGCGTCAGTGGCTGGTCTGCCCTGATAACCGTCCAGACCTTGCCGCTCAAGCCAGCCGTCCCGGCAGCGGTGAATGCGCTCGCTGGCAGGGATTATGTGACGCTGACGTGGAACCAGGTCAGTGGGGCGACAGCTTATGAGGTGGAGATTGACGGCAAGATTATTATCGATAACTTCAATGACACGAAGTACACCGATACACTGTTGGACCCGTTCACGTCGCATACGTACCGTGTCCGCTCGAAGACCGATGCTGTAGAGGGAGAATGGACAGCGCCAGTGGCGATCCAGACGTTGCCAGACCGTCCAGCGCCTCCGGTCAATATCGTGGTGACTTCCAGCGGCAATATTGTGAAGCTGGCATGGGATGCCGATCCGTCTGCGATTGGCTACGATCTGGAGGTAAATGGACAACTGGTGAACAACGGTCTGAATACCGAATACAAGCATCGCAAGGTAGCCGTTGGCTCGGAGCACCGCTATCGGGTTCGAATCCGTAATCAGGCGGGAGTGGGCGATTGGAGCGGTTTGATTATTAATAATAATCTGACCGCACGAATGATGAAGGGCAACACGTTCAACCTGGGACTGACGGGCTCGAATGTAACTGATTTTAGCCGCTATACACTGACAGTGACCTATGATCCGCAGGCGATGAGTGTCGCCGATCTGTCCACCTTGACGGGACAGCCGGAGCTGGAGCCAGGACGGATCGAAGGCACAGATATTACGGTGACCTCGTTCCGGCCGGGGCAGATTGTATTTGTAACGGATCGGGTAGTGAAGCCAGGGGAATCGTGGACAGGCGTCATTAACAGCATCAAATTTATGGCACATGTTACGGGCGGTTCTGCATTGACATATTCCGTTATTCAAAATTAA
- the sigK gene encoding RNA polymerase sporulation sigma factor SigK — protein sequence MPGLFSAIALFIKQLTLLVSYVKNNAFPQPLSEVEEALHLQRMAEGDPVSRNLLVEHNLRLVAHIVKKFDNTGEDLEDLISIGTIGLIKAIESYQAGKGTKLATFAARCIENEILMHLRSLKKTRKDVSLHDPIGTDKEGNEITLIDILGTDTDDVVDKVQLKIEKSKIYRNLDILDDREKEVVVGRFGLEAGGEERTQREIAKELGISRSYVSRIEKRALMKLYHEFYKAKK from the coding sequence ATGCCAGGATTGTTCAGTGCAATTGCCTTGTTCATTAAACAGTTAACCTTGCTCGTATCCTATGTGAAGAATAATGCATTTCCCCAACCGTTAAGTGAAGTTGAGGAGGCGTTGCATCTACAACGGATGGCTGAAGGCGATCCAGTGAGCAGAAACTTATTAGTGGAGCACAATCTGCGGCTTGTAGCGCATATTGTCAAGAAGTTCGACAACACCGGCGAAGACTTGGAGGATCTGATCTCGATCGGCACGATCGGGCTGATCAAGGCGATTGAGAGCTATCAGGCCGGGAAGGGCACGAAGCTGGCGACCTTTGCTGCGCGTTGTATCGAGAATGAGATCCTGATGCATCTTCGTTCGTTGAAGAAGACGAGGAAGGATGTCTCGCTGCATGATCCGATTGGGACGGACAAAGAAGGGAACGAAATTACTCTCATCGATATACTGGGTACAGACACGGACGATGTCGTCGACAAGGTGCAATTAAAGATTGAAAAGAGCAAAATCTACCGCAATCTGGATATATTGGACGATCGGGAGAAGGAAGTGGTGGTCGGTCGGTTCGGTCTGGAGGCGGGAGGAGAGGAACGGACGCAGCGGGAGATTGCCAAGGAGCTGGGCATCTCAAGAAGCTATGTCTCTCGAATAGAGAAGAGGGCGCTGATGAAGCTGTACCATGAGTTTTATAAGGCGAAGAAATAA